One Pseudonocardia sediminis DNA window includes the following coding sequences:
- a CDS encoding replication-associated recombination protein A, whose translation MSTDGLFDIDPGGDDPEPDERISAAAPLAVRMRPRSLDEVVGQRELLKSGAPLRRLLEGGAAASVLLYGPPGTGKTTLARLMAGAGGGGRRFVALSALSAGVKELRAVIDEARRRRDMAGTSTVLFIDEVHRFSKTQQDALLGAVEDRLVLLVAATTENPSFSVVSPLLSRSLVLQLTSLEPDDVRSLLHRAVASERGLAGAVTLTQDGEDALVRLCAGDARRALTALEAAADGVLADAGDSPAVPPELDLTAVERAVTEVAVRYDRAGDQHYDVISAFIKSIRGSDPDAAMHYLARMIVAGEDARFIARRLMVHASEDIGLADPTALQAATAAAQVVQLVGMPEARIALAQVTLHLATAPKSNAVITAIDAAMSDVRAGAVGSVPAHLRDGHYAGAEKLGNAVGYRYPHSSPDGVLTQQYPPDDLVGRDYYVPTNHGNERTLSERLPKLRRAVRGR comes from the coding sequence ATGAGCACCGACGGCCTCTTCGACATCGACCCGGGCGGCGACGACCCCGAGCCCGACGAGCGGATCTCCGCGGCGGCACCGCTGGCCGTCCGTATGCGCCCGCGGTCGCTCGACGAGGTCGTCGGCCAGCGGGAGCTGCTCAAGTCCGGCGCCCCGCTGCGGCGCCTCCTCGAGGGCGGCGCCGCGGCGTCGGTGCTGCTCTACGGCCCGCCCGGGACCGGCAAGACCACGCTGGCCCGACTGATGGCCGGAGCCGGCGGGGGCGGGCGTCGGTTCGTGGCCCTGTCCGCGCTCTCGGCCGGGGTCAAGGAGCTGCGGGCGGTGATCGACGAGGCGCGCCGGCGCCGCGACATGGCCGGAACGTCCACCGTGCTGTTCATCGACGAGGTGCACCGCTTCTCCAAGACCCAGCAGGACGCCCTGCTCGGTGCCGTGGAGGACCGGCTGGTGCTGCTCGTCGCCGCGACCACGGAGAACCCGTCGTTCTCGGTCGTCTCACCGCTGCTCTCACGCTCGCTCGTGCTGCAGCTGACGTCACTGGAACCCGACGACGTCCGGTCGCTGCTGCACCGCGCCGTCGCCTCGGAACGGGGGCTCGCCGGGGCGGTGACGCTCACGCAGGACGGCGAGGACGCGCTCGTCCGGCTCTGCGCCGGTGACGCCCGGCGCGCCCTGACCGCGCTGGAGGCCGCGGCCGACGGGGTGCTCGCCGACGCCGGGGACTCCCCGGCCGTACCGCCGGAGCTGGACCTCACCGCCGTCGAACGGGCCGTCACCGAGGTCGCGGTGCGCTACGACCGGGCCGGTGACCAGCACTACGACGTGATCAGCGCGTTCATCAAGTCCATCCGCGGCTCCGACCCCGACGCGGCCATGCACTACCTGGCCCGCATGATCGTCGCCGGGGAGGACGCCCGGTTCATCGCGCGCCGGCTGATGGTGCACGCCAGCGAGGACATCGGCCTCGCCGACCCGACCGCGCTGCAGGCCGCCACGGCGGCCGCGCAGGTGGTCCAGCTCGTCGGCATGCCGGAGGCCCGCATCGCGCTGGCCCAGGTCACGCTGCACCTGGCGACCGCGCCCAAGTCCAACGCCGTCATCACCGCGATCGACGCCGCGATGTCCGACGTCCGCGCCGGCGCCGTCGGCTCGGTCCCGGCGCACCTGCGCGACGGGCACTACGCCGGGGCGGAGAAGCTCGGCAACGCCGTCGGCTACCGCTACCCGCACAGCTCGCCGGACGGCGTCCTCACCCAGCAGTACCCGCCGGACGACCTGGTCGGGCGCGACTACTACGTCCCCACGAACCACGGCAACGAGCGGACGCTCTCCGAGCGCCTGCCCAAGCTCCGCCGCGCCGTCCGGGGCCGCTGA